A genomic stretch from Setaria italica strain Yugu1 chromosome VII, Setaria_italica_v2.0, whole genome shotgun sequence includes:
- the LOC101783838 gene encoding leucine-rich repeat extensin-like protein 5: MGGGGSRPGEAQRALLLAVVALCSLLARPQPSCAFFFGGGRQEKVPMTVVVPDYSPRPAPLPLGPSPSAAPAPVPGSDGGGGDEDGTPRLPSERRSPGAPSSGDHHGAAAGAPAGTASADFISSSPAVPLPAGVTDSATVLPMPTPGQQQQLRDDVGMGALQLQVGAVQLATTLLMMLSFRALWCW; encoded by the exons atgggaggaggaggctcgCGGCCGGGGGAGGCGCAgcgcgcgctcctcctcgcgGTGGTGGCGCTCTGCTCCCTCCTCGCGCGTCCGCAGCCGTCGTGCGCCTTCTtcttcggcggcggccgccaggaGAAGGTGCCCATGACCGTGGTCGTCCCGGACTActcgccgcgcccggcgccgctCCCGCTGGGCCCCTcgccctcggcggcgccggcgccggtgcccggctcggacggcggcggcggagacgaggACGGCACGCCGAGGCTGCCGTCCGAGCGGCGGAGCCCGGGCGCGCCCTCGTCGGGCGACCACcacggcgcggccgcgggggcgcCGGCCGGGACGGCCAGCGCAGACTTCATCAGCAGCAGCCCCGCGGTGCCGCTTCCCGCCGGCGTCACCGACTCCGCCACCGTCCTGCCAATGCCCACCCCTGGGCAACAGCAACAACTTCGG GACGACGTGGGGATGGGCGCCCTGCAACTCCAGGTCGGGGCGGTGCAGCTCGCCACTACTCTTCTCATGATGCTATCTTTCCGGGCTCTGTGGTGCTGGTAG
- the LOC101784248 gene encoding monooxygenase 2 yields the protein MPDPRASQPDNDRGDAGHMAAGGGDAAAAAAAGVAKDVDAEVVVVGGGIAGLATALALRRAGVARGAGAGVLVLERHAELRAMGAALTIFPNGWFALRALGVAHKLTSRYEAYETSKATNLETGATQVFRFAGNKNKGEEVRVRALDRKALLEALAEELPPGTVRFSSKLVSIDTERAAGDASETVVLRLDDGAVIRAKVLIGCDGVHSVVARWLGLPEPASSGRSAVRGLSTFPGGHGAKRELRQFLSQGLRAGMVPISDTDIYWFLVNDTVPAEKDAAGDPVRTLREVTGSLAGHMPAEYLDVVRRSDHGNLSWAPLLYRNPLSILTGAAARGAVTVAGDAFHPMTPDMAQGGCSALEDAVVLARELARAATPAEGVAAYVARRRWRAAWLVAGAYLSGWVQQGGTNVRGARGRLVKMFRDWVFYPFVFPRLADTMWFDCGDLAPCAEGKIHKE from the exons ATGCCTGACCCACGAGCTAGCCAGCCGGACAACGATCGAGGTGACGCTGGACacatggccgccggcggcggcgatgcggcggcggcggcggcggctggcgtggCGAAGGACGTGGATGCGGAGGTCGTGGTCGTGGGCGGCGGCATCGCGGGGCTCGCGACGGCGCTGGCGCTCCGCCGGGCGGGCGTGgctcgcggcgccggcgctggcgtaCTGGTGCTGGAGCGCCACGCGGAGCTGCGCGCCATGGGAGCCGCGCTCACCATCTTCCCCAACGGCTGGTTCGCGCTCCGCGCGCTCGGCGTCGCGCACAAGCTCACCTCCCGCTACGAGGCCTACGAAAC GTCCAAGGCGACCAATCTTGAGACCGGAGCCACGCAGGTGTTCCGCTTTGCCGGTAACAAGAACAA gggtgaAGAAGTCAGAGTGAGGGCGCTGGACAGGAAGGCGCTGCTGGAGGCGCTCGCggaggagctgccgccaggCACCGTCCGCTTCTCGTCCAAGCTCGTCTCCATCGACACcgagcgcgcggccggcgacgcgtCGGAGACCGTCGTGCTGCGGCTGGACGACGGCGCAGTGATCCGAGCCAAG GTCCTGATCGGTTGCGACGGCGTGCACTCGGTGGTGGCGCGGTGGCTGGGCCTGCCGGAGCCGGCGAGCTCGGGCCGGTCCGCCGTGCGCGGGCTCTCCACCTTCCCCGGCGGCCACGGCGCCAAGCGGGAGCTCCGGCAGTTCCTCTCGCAGGGCCTCAGGGCCGGCATGGTGCCCATCAGCGACACCGACATCTACTGGTTCCTCGTCAACGACACCGTCCCAGCGGAGAAAGACGCCGCCGGGGACCCGGTCAGGACCCTGCGCGAGGTCACCGGCAGCCTCGCCGGCCACATGCCGGCGGAGTACCTCGACGTGGTGCGCCGCTCCGACCACGGCAACCTCTCGTGGGCGCCGCTCCTGTACCGGAACCCTCTGTCCATcctcaccggcgccgccgcgcgcggggccGTGACGGTGGCCGGCGATGCGTTCCACCCGATGACGCCCGACATGGCGCAGGGCGGGTGCTCAGCGCTGGAGGACGCGGTGGTGCTGGCCCGCGAGCTGGCGCGGGCGGCCACGCCGGCCGAGGGCGTGGCCGCGTacgtggcgcggcggcggtggcgcgccgcCTGGCTCGTCGCCGGGGCCTACCTGTCCGGGTGGGTCCAGCAGGGCGGGACCAACGTccgcggcgcgcgggggcgCCTGGTGAAGATGTTCCGGGACTGGGTGTTCTACCCGTTCGTGTTCCCCAGGCTCGCCGACACCATGTGGTTCGACTGCGGCGACCTGGCGCCATGCGCCGAAGGCAAGATCCACAAAGAGTGA
- the LOC101784642 gene encoding putative UPF0496 protein 2: METPVRAQGPLNIEEEYNNTLRTQSNACFLSKKQQSEEEMEVLHDNHQGLISPMLQDMVIHRRTSSEIELAMAGYFDASAEASEMCRQLLRSIKSTQSNYQSMESFLASMSDGSARELVRSNPFCTMTRSNFRQIHERYSSILQSIRSSHRRVSRKLRMVKAIKKLSRTCVLMVCGAAAAGTIGAAAHLLFFGLLIVPAAAGLCPAALRRRRLSARTAARELRPGGMTSLVRLREQLDTAAKGTYVLGRDLDTVSHLVARLSDGIERENAMARRCAERAGDRCPVQEMVGELRRSCSSSRRLADELEEHVCLCLATIHRVRLLVIQEISKQPWI, from the coding sequence ATGGAAACGCCGGTGCGCGCGCAAGGACCCTTGAACATAGAGGAAGAGTACAACAACACTCTGCGGACGCAATCGAACGCATGCTTCCTGTCAAAGAAACAGCAATCTGAGGAAGAAATGGAGGTTCTTCATGACAATCATCAGGGTCTCATCTCCCCAATGCTCCAGGACATGGTGATACACCGAAGAACATCTTCAGAGATCGAGCTCGCAATGGCGGGCTACTTCGATGCCAGCGCCGAGGCCTCGGAGATGTGCAGGCAGCTGCTCAGGAGTATCAAGAGCACCCAAAGCAACTACCAATCGATGGAGAGCTTCCTTGCAAGCATGTCAGACGGTAGCGCCCGGGAGCTCGTCAGAAGCAACCCTTTCTGCACCATGACGCGAAGCAACTTCAGGCAGATCCATGAAAGGTACTCCTCCATTCTCCAGAGCATCAGGTCAAGCCACAGGAGAGTGAGCAGGAAGCTCCGGATGGTGAAGGCCATCAAGAAGCTCTCGAGGACGTGCGTCCTCATGGTctgcggcgcggccgcggcgggcaccatcggcgccgccgcgcactTGCTGTTCTTCGGCCTGCTGATCGTGCCGGCAGCCGCGGGACTCTGCCCGGCGGCGCTCAGGAGAAGGCGGCTctcggcgaggacggcggcgagggagctGCGGCCCGGCGGGATGACGTCGCTGGTGCGGCTGCGGGAGCAGCTTGACACCGCGGCGAAGGGCACGTACGTCCTCGGCAGGGACCTCGACACGGTGAGCCACCTCGTGGCGCGGCTCTCCGACGGCATCGAGCGGGAGAACGCCATGGCGAGGCGGTGCGCGGAGAGGGCGGGCGACAGGTGCCCGGTGCAGGAGATGGTGGGCGAGCTGAGGAGGAGCTGCTCGAGCTCAAGGAGGCTTGCCGATGAGCTGGAGGAGCACGTGTGCCTGTGCCTTGCCACCATACATAGGGTTAGGCTTTTGGTGATCCAAGAGATCTCGAAGCAGCCATGGATATGA